The proteins below are encoded in one region of Parvicella tangerina:
- a CDS encoding glycoside hydrolase family 3 N-terminal domain-containing protein produces the protein MRQVFFSIALLSFTVFSGFLFFNEPDSSTEKKDKKAKSVSAPAFMNEQSEAWADSILQTMSLEEKIGQLFMVAAYSNRDEAHQQDLDSLIENYHIGGLIFFQGSPTKQVEMTNHFQAKSKIPLMIGIDGEWGLAMRLDSTIKYPKQMTLGAIQDNDLIYAMGKQVAEQCQRMGIHINFAPVADINNNPDNPVINYRSFGEDRQKVTLKSLAYMNGMQDQKLLTSGKHFPGHGDTDADSHKTLPIISHDLERLDTVEFVPFRHMIDSGLTSMMVAHLYIPSLDKTPNRASTLSKKVVTDLLQTDLGFQGLIFTDALNMRGVSAYFDPGQLEVAALEAGNDVLLFPENVPAAVVAIKSAIDQKKISIKEIDAHCKKILQAKHWVGLNKFSPIETKDLVEDLNQKDAVYLNQRLFESALTVIKNDNELLPIRDLSTKTIATVNIGVGAENTFSSMVDRYCSVTKFDMPRELSYEQANQKVDELKGYNTVIVSTFDMSQRPYQNFGFTKETNDFINLLAMDSSKTIILNVMGNPYCLEKMDCTDKVDAIVINYEEREETESLSAQLIFGGITAQGVLPVSIGDKWTAGHGLKTTSPIRMKYTLPEELGIKDADLVKIDEIVQEGLDQGVFPGCQILAAKDGKVFLYKGYGKHTYEKDAKPVEVTDIYDLASITKIASSTASIMKLQDEGQVHVDSTLDEYLHDMVDSTDYEDITLKQMMTHQAGFKAWIPFYIRTLHKGQPKIELYSIKQTDFFNLRVAEDLYIHDGVRDSIFQRILSTDVSSKKKYLYSDLGYYFLNEIIQRKTGMTQDQYVDQTFYKPLGLDNIGYKPRDKWDISRIPPTEDDQSFRHQIIHADVHDQGAAMLGGVCGHAGLFANANDLGVMMQMFMQYGRYGGERYIDQNVVKQFTSSPYYDINRNRRGIGFDKPVRGGGNGPTCSGCASDASFGHSGFTGTLTWADPETGLVFVFLSNRTFPDAENRQIISLSTRTRIMQVLYDAIATGEERLAKVNS, from the coding sequence ATGAGGCAAGTCTTTTTCTCCATAGCCCTATTATCATTCACCGTGTTTTCGGGTTTTTTATTCTTTAATGAACCAGACAGCTCCACAGAAAAGAAAGATAAAAAGGCAAAAAGTGTTTCAGCTCCTGCTTTTATGAATGAACAGTCTGAAGCCTGGGCAGATAGCATTTTACAAACCATGTCTCTGGAAGAAAAGATCGGCCAGTTATTTATGGTAGCTGCTTATTCTAATCGGGACGAAGCACATCAGCAGGATTTGGATTCTCTGATCGAAAACTATCACATTGGCGGTTTAATATTTTTTCAAGGCTCTCCGACCAAACAGGTGGAGATGACGAATCATTTTCAAGCAAAGAGCAAAATACCTTTGATGATCGGGATTGATGGTGAATGGGGCTTAGCCATGCGATTAGACAGCACCATCAAATACCCCAAACAAATGACGCTTGGTGCTATTCAGGATAACGACTTGATCTATGCGATGGGAAAACAAGTTGCAGAGCAATGTCAACGAATGGGCATTCACATCAATTTTGCGCCAGTTGCCGACATCAATAACAACCCTGACAATCCAGTGATCAATTATCGGTCTTTTGGTGAAGATCGTCAAAAAGTGACATTGAAGAGTCTTGCCTATATGAATGGCATGCAGGATCAAAAGTTGTTAACTTCTGGTAAACATTTCCCTGGACATGGGGATACTGATGCTGACTCGCACAAAACATTACCTATCATCAGTCATGACCTAGAACGATTGGACACCGTTGAATTTGTTCCTTTTAGGCACATGATCGACAGTGGCTTGACCAGCATGATGGTAGCCCACTTATACATTCCGAGTTTAGACAAAACACCAAACAGAGCTTCTACCCTATCCAAAAAGGTCGTTACGGATCTCTTACAGACAGATCTTGGTTTTCAGGGTTTGATCTTCACGGACGCTTTGAATATGAGGGGTGTTAGTGCCTATTTTGATCCAGGGCAACTTGAAGTAGCTGCGCTAGAGGCTGGAAATGACGTACTCTTATTCCCCGAAAATGTTCCAGCTGCTGTTGTTGCCATCAAAAGCGCTATTGATCAAAAGAAAATCTCCATAAAAGAAATTGACGCTCATTGTAAAAAAATCCTTCAAGCGAAACATTGGGTTGGATTGAATAAATTCTCTCCTATTGAGACAAAAGACCTCGTTGAAGACCTGAACCAAAAGGATGCTGTTTATTTGAACCAACGATTATTTGAATCTGCGTTAACCGTTATTAAAAATGATAACGAACTTCTCCCCATCAGAGACTTGAGCACCAAAACGATCGCAACGGTAAACATAGGAGTTGGTGCTGAGAACACCTTTTCTAGCATGGTAGATCGGTATTGTTCTGTTACCAAGTTTGACATGCCTCGTGAGCTATCTTATGAACAAGCAAATCAAAAAGTAGATGAACTTAAAGGGTATAATACAGTGATCGTTTCAACCTTTGATATGAGTCAACGCCCCTATCAAAACTTCGGGTTTACAAAAGAAACGAATGACTTCATCAATCTGCTAGCCATGGACTCTAGTAAAACGATCATCTTGAATGTGATGGGCAATCCCTATTGTCTAGAAAAAATGGATTGCACGGATAAAGTGGATGCCATTGTGATTAATTATGAGGAGCGAGAAGAAACGGAATCACTTTCTGCGCAATTGATCTTTGGAGGGATTACTGCTCAGGGAGTTCTCCCTGTAAGCATAGGTGATAAATGGACAGCAGGTCACGGGTTGAAAACAACATCTCCTATTCGGATGAAGTATACCCTACCTGAAGAACTAGGAATCAAAGATGCCGACCTTGTAAAAATTGATGAGATTGTTCAGGAGGGATTGGACCAAGGTGTTTTTCCTGGATGTCAGATCTTAGCAGCTAAAGATGGTAAGGTATTTCTATACAAAGGATACGGAAAACATACTTACGAGAAAGATGCAAAACCCGTTGAAGTAACCGATATTTACGATTTGGCGAGTATTACAAAAATTGCCAGTAGCACAGCTTCTATCATGAAACTTCAGGATGAAGGACAAGTGCACGTGGATAGCACGCTCGATGAGTATTTACACGACATGGTTGACTCGACCGACTACGAAGACATCACGCTAAAACAAATGATGACTCACCAAGCCGGGTTTAAAGCGTGGATTCCTTTTTATATCAGAACTCTGCATAAAGGACAACCTAAGATTGAGCTGTATTCCATAAAGCAAACCGATTTTTTTAATCTTCGAGTAGCGGAGGATCTTTACATTCATGATGGTGTTAGAGATTCTATTTTTCAACGTATTCTATCTACGGATGTGAGTAGCAAAAAAAAATACTTGTATAGTGATCTCGGCTATTACTTCCTCAATGAGATCATTCAACGAAAAACCGGAATGACTCAAGATCAATATGTTGATCAAACTTTCTACAAGCCACTCGGGTTAGATAATATTGGTTATAAACCACGAGATAAATGGGATATTTCAAGGATTCCGCCTACAGAGGATGACCAATCGTTTAGACATCAAATCATTCACGCAGATGTTCATGATCAAGGAGCGGCTATGCTCGGTGGTGTTTGCGGACATGCTGGACTATTTGCTAATGCGAACGATCTGGGTGTAATGATGCAAATGTTCATGCAGTACGGAAGGTATGGTGGAGAAAGATACATTGATCAGAATGTGGTAAAGCAATTTACTTCTTCTCCTTATTACGACATCAATCGCAACCGAAGAGGAATTGGTTTTGATAAACCTGTTAGAGGAGGCGGAAATGGCCCAACATGTTCTGGATGTGCCTCTGATGCAAGCTTTGGACATTCGGGCTTTACAGGAACATTAACCTGGGCTGACCCTGAAACCGGATTAGTATTTGTCTTCTTAAGTAATCGAACATTTCCTGATGCGGAAAACAGACAAATCATTTCGTTGAGTACAAGAACCCGAATTATGCAAGTATTGTACGATGCCATAGCAACTGGAGAGGAAAGATTGGCGAAGGTGAACAGTTGA
- a CDS encoding response regulator transcription factor, whose protein sequence is MEQPINLIIADSSELFQFGIRHILANVPDINIAFIANSNDELIEFCENKPYDVVLFDYHAKNFSIDVIEQVKFNNRNVHFVGITGEKSGGVVLKGIRHGIKSYVKKECSATEIVDAIKETAKGNQFFCGDLMEQMRNENVDVDNIEKEALSCDPVSLSDRELEIIKMIAEGYTNAQIAALLYISNHTVNTHRKNIMKKLGINNTAGLVMLAVKSGLVTPDHYVGLPELD, encoded by the coding sequence ATGGAACAGCCCATCAATTTGATCATAGCAGATAGTAGTGAACTTTTTCAGTTTGGCATTCGACATATTTTAGCAAATGTGCCTGATATTAATATTGCGTTCATTGCGAACTCAAATGACGAACTCATTGAATTCTGTGAAAACAAGCCCTATGATGTAGTGCTCTTCGACTATCATGCTAAGAATTTCTCTATAGATGTTATTGAACAGGTGAAATTCAACAACCGAAACGTTCATTTTGTGGGCATTACGGGAGAAAAATCAGGAGGAGTGGTTCTTAAAGGAATTCGACACGGTATTAAGAGCTATGTTAAGAAAGAGTGTTCGGCTACCGAGATTGTAGATGCTATAAAAGAAACCGCAAAGGGGAATCAGTTCTTCTGTGGCGATTTGATGGAACAAATGCGCAACGAGAATGTAGATGTTGACAATATTGAAAAAGAAGCGTTATCCTGCGATCCGGTATCCCTCTCTGATCGTGAATTGGAAATCATTAAAATGATTGCTGAAGGCTATACAAATGCTCAAATCGCTGCATTGCTTTACATTAGTAATCACACGGTGAACACGCATCGTAAAAACATCATGAAGAAATTGGGCATCAACAACACGGCTGGTCTCGTAATGCTGGCGGTGAAATCTGGTCTGGTTACCCCAGATCATTACGTAGGTCTTCCTGAACTCGATTAA
- a CDS encoding Glu/Leu/Phe/Val dehydrogenase dimerization domain-containing protein — protein sequence MKDLLDKFENKRPEIVFEWKDAETEAEGWVVINSLRGGAAGGGTRMREGLDKREVESLAKTMEVKFTVSGPPIGGAKSGINFDPNDPRKKGVLERWYAAVTPLLKHYYGTGGDLNVDEIHEVIPITEDCGVWHPQEGVFNGHFQPREAQKINRIGQLRQGVIKVIESDVYSPDVNRKYVVADMITGYGVAESVRHYYRIYGGELKGKRVIVQGWGNVGSAGAYYLAQSGAIIVGIIDRVGGLIKEEGFTLDEIRQLFLDKDGNKLNAEKMLPFEEVNKRIWDVPAEVFIPCAASRLITKDQVDRMVNAGMEVIAAGANVPFADPEIFFGPIADYADNRISVIPDFISNCGMARVFAYLMSTDLGDVLYDELIFKDTSDTIERALIKAHEKSSEKTKIAKTAFEIALNLLV from the coding sequence ATGAAGGATTTATTGGATAAGTTTGAGAATAAACGCCCTGAAATTGTCTTTGAATGGAAAGATGCAGAAACAGAGGCAGAAGGTTGGGTAGTAATCAATTCCCTCAGAGGAGGTGCTGCTGGAGGTGGAACGAGAATGAGAGAAGGATTGGACAAAAGAGAAGTAGAGTCGTTAGCGAAAACGATGGAGGTGAAATTTACAGTGTCTGGACCTCCTATTGGAGGAGCAAAATCTGGAATTAACTTTGATCCAAATGACCCTCGAAAAAAAGGAGTTTTAGAAAGATGGTATGCGGCCGTTACCCCTTTGCTTAAACATTATTATGGTACTGGTGGTGATTTGAATGTGGATGAGATCCATGAGGTGATTCCAATTACAGAAGATTGTGGTGTCTGGCATCCTCAGGAAGGTGTTTTTAATGGACATTTTCAGCCTCGTGAAGCACAAAAGATCAATAGAATCGGACAGTTGAGACAAGGAGTGATCAAAGTGATTGAAAGTGATGTGTATAGTCCAGATGTCAATAGAAAATATGTCGTAGCTGATATGATTACCGGATATGGTGTGGCTGAATCGGTGAGACATTATTACAGGATTTATGGCGGAGAATTGAAAGGAAAACGAGTAATTGTGCAAGGTTGGGGGAATGTGGGTTCTGCAGGAGCTTATTATTTAGCACAGAGTGGAGCGATCATCGTTGGAATTATTGATAGAGTTGGCGGGTTGATTAAAGAGGAAGGTTTTACGCTGGACGAGATCAGACAACTCTTCCTGGATAAAGACGGTAATAAGTTAAACGCAGAGAAGATGTTGCCGTTTGAAGAGGTCAACAAGAGAATTTGGGATGTCCCAGCTGAAGTGTTTATTCCGTGTGCTGCATCCAGATTGATCACAAAAGATCAGGTAGATAGAATGGTGAATGCCGGTATGGAGGTGATCGCAGCAGGTGCTAATGTTCCTTTTGCGGATCCTGAGATTTTTTTCGGACCAATAGCGGATTATGCAGACAACCGCATCAGCGTAATTCCTGATTTTATTTCAAATTGTGGAATGGCCAGAGTTTTTGCGTATCTGATGTCAACAGATTTAGGTGATGTGCTTTATGATGAATTAATCTTCAAGGATACATCCGATACGATTGAAAGAGCATTGATCAAAGCGCATGAAAAGTCAAGCGAAAAGACCAAGATCGCAAAGACAGCATTTGAAATAGCACTTAACCTGTTGGTTTAA
- the nhaD gene encoding sodium:proton antiporter NhaD — protein MEVVIVLVFVLGYLAITLEHNLKIDKLVPALLMMAIAWILLAFGIDGFETWFDSHHSALLDGQKLHDGTVMPDFSALGHEARLETLHGTLLHHFGKTSEILFFLVGAMTIVEIIDHFDGFETIKSFVKTNSKKSLLWIVCILGFILSAIIDNLTATIVLITVLRKLVPDAKLRMWYAGLIIVAANAGGAWSPIGDVTTTMLWMNGKVSATGLMEYLIVPSVICMVLPTFIATVLPVFKGDFEPGEAEGKVNPRGPMMMYLGLFLIVLVPVIKTFTHLPPYVGMMFSLGFFSLVAEIVSNRQFSLSNPNGMPDTHGGHANSPTFKALSRIEMPSILFFLGILMTVAALESLGLIYNFGTAVNESMNTNLFVSLLGAGSAVVDNVPLVAASMGMFQLEMDHEIWHFIAYAAGTGGSMLIIGSAAGVVAMGMEKISFFWYLKNIAWLALIGYLAGAGVFLAFFS, from the coding sequence ATGGAAGTAGTAATAGTATTAGTTTTTGTGCTGGGATATCTTGCAATCACGCTTGAGCACAACCTGAAAATTGACAAGCTGGTACCAGCTCTGTTGATGATGGCAATAGCTTGGATCTTGTTAGCGTTTGGAATTGATGGGTTTGAGACATGGTTCGATTCGCATCATAGTGCCTTACTCGATGGCCAGAAACTTCACGATGGAACGGTAATGCCCGATTTCTCTGCACTAGGGCATGAGGCTCGATTAGAAACACTTCACGGAACCTTGTTACATCATTTTGGGAAGACATCAGAGATTTTGTTCTTCCTGGTTGGGGCAATGACAATCGTGGAAATTATTGATCATTTTGATGGGTTTGAAACAATTAAAAGTTTCGTTAAGACCAATAGCAAAAAGTCATTATTATGGATTGTTTGTATCCTCGGTTTTATCCTGTCTGCAATCATCGATAACCTAACAGCAACTATTGTGTTGATTACTGTTTTAAGAAAACTGGTTCCTGATGCCAAATTGAGAATGTGGTATGCAGGTTTGATCATTGTGGCAGCAAATGCTGGTGGAGCATGGTCTCCTATTGGAGATGTTACGACAACGATGCTTTGGATGAATGGTAAGGTTTCAGCAACTGGTTTGATGGAATATCTGATCGTTCCTTCGGTGATATGTATGGTGCTTCCAACTTTTATAGCAACTGTTCTCCCCGTTTTTAAAGGAGATTTTGAGCCTGGAGAGGCTGAAGGTAAAGTGAATCCAAGAGGCCCAATGATGATGTATCTGGGACTATTCTTGATTGTTCTGGTTCCTGTAATCAAAACATTCACGCACCTTCCTCCCTATGTTGGAATGATGTTTTCGCTAGGTTTCTTTTCGCTAGTAGCCGAAATTGTTAGTAACAGACAATTTAGCTTAAGCAATCCAAACGGTATGCCTGACACGCACGGAGGTCATGCGAACAGCCCGACCTTTAAAGCACTGTCTAGAATTGAAATGCCGTCAATACTTTTCTTCTTAGGAATTTTGATGACGGTTGCGGCCCTGGAGTCGCTTGGCCTCATTTATAACTTTGGAACGGCCGTTAATGAATCCATGAATACCAATCTGTTCGTATCTCTATTGGGAGCCGGTTCTGCAGTTGTAGATAACGTTCCTTTGGTAGCTGCGAGTATGGGAATGTTCCAGTTAGAAATGGATCACGAGATTTGGCACTTCATTGCTTACGCAGCAGGTACAGGTGGTAGCATGCTGATCATTGGCTCTGCAGCAGGAGTTGTTGCAATGGGAATGGAAAAGATATCTTTCTTCTGGTACTTGAAAAATATAGCTTGGTTGGCCTTGATCGGATACCTCGCAGGAGCGGGAGTATTCTTGGCTTTCTTCAGCTAG
- a CDS encoding MotA/TolQ/ExbB proton channel family protein has protein sequence MNIFQFVNIQLETTTTAAKETGETVSRSYSDLILGYDPSTGEYSLSNLIVMLILMVLLGVTIFIFIERFLTIRKSLQGEQDFMRQVKSYVEDGKLDAAVQLCRSTDNPVARMVEKGILRIGKPMDDIATSVENVAKMEVYSLEARMSVLATISGVAPMLGMLGTVLGMVGTLAAMAATGSPSIQDISGGIYEAMVTTIGGLVVGILAYVSYNYLVSKVEKVIQKMEGGSMEFLDILEAPGK, from the coding sequence ATGAACATCTTTCAATTTGTAAATATTCAATTAGAGACCACAACAACAGCGGCAAAAGAAACGGGAGAAACCGTGTCAAGAAGCTACTCAGATCTGATCTTGGGATATGACCCTTCTACAGGTGAATATAGTTTGTCCAATTTGATCGTTATGCTGATTCTGATGGTCTTGTTAGGAGTAACAATTTTTATCTTCATTGAACGATTTTTAACCATTCGAAAGTCACTCCAGGGAGAACAAGATTTTATGCGTCAGGTAAAAAGTTACGTAGAAGACGGAAAGTTAGATGCAGCGGTTCAACTATGTCGATCTACCGATAACCCTGTGGCTAGAATGGTAGAAAAAGGAATCCTAAGAATTGGGAAGCCAATGGATGATATCGCAACTTCTGTAGAGAATGTTGCAAAAATGGAAGTGTATAGTCTGGAAGCTAGAATGTCTGTTTTGGCAACGATATCAGGTGTGGCACCAATGTTAGGAATGTTGGGAACAGTACTCGGTATGGTAGGAACACTGGCAGCAATGGCAGCGACAGGAAGTCCGAGTATTCAGGATATTTCTGGTGGTATTTATGAAGCAATGGTAACCACTATTGGTGGATTGGTTGTTGGGATCTTGGCTTATGTATCATACAATTATCTTGTCAGTAAAGTTGAAAAGGTGATCCAGAAAATGGAAGGTGGTTCAATGGAGTTCCTGGATATTTTAGAGGCACCTGGAAAATAA
- a CDS encoding ExbD/TolR family protein — MRNLRSNNKIKAEGGTSAMTDLVFLLLIFFIILTTLISPPNIELELPSANPTKPDEKPEVVKVSVAADNQFYVGDEGNLVTKEELESTIMNQVLMTGDSIVELSGDKTSSWESNVAVIDIAKKNQLKIVIKTKL; from the coding sequence ATGAGAAACTTAAGATCAAACAATAAAATAAAAGCAGAAGGCGGAACTTCGGCAATGACCGATTTGGTCTTCCTATTGCTGATCTTTTTTATCATTCTAACCACATTGATTTCTCCTCCAAACATTGAGTTGGAGTTACCTTCTGCAAACCCCACAAAACCAGATGAAAAACCAGAAGTGGTGAAGGTTTCTGTAGCAGCTGATAATCAATTCTATGTAGGAGATGAAGGAAACCTCGTAACAAAGGAAGAACTAGAGTCTACGATTATGAATCAAGTGTTGATGACTGGGGATAGCATCGTTGAATTAAGTGGAGATAAGACCTCTAGTTGGGAGTCTAATGTGGCAGTCATCGACATCGCTAAGAAGAATCAACTCAAGATTGTGATCAAAACAAAGTTGTAA
- a CDS encoding TonB family protein, producing MIRGINPKYNRTGKITGATVVILLLFLSFMFDVDPPMLVVDDKEEEEVVAIIDYSNAGGGSSGGSEKPAEKPQEDAAPDKPNTPEDPEPEQTTQVEESPVQSNPSENSSESDGEGSSQTPAHDFGGLFNGSGGGEDGGEGGGTGDDGVGPGDGPGIGTGVGDGKGRIVVEEPHITNPVQDEGRVMLELIIDRSGNVTSVKVLKSHSLTTTTNPAHFEAAKNAAWKWKFNEDPDGEAKQKLFKSINFTLD from the coding sequence ATGATTCGAGGAATAAATCCAAAATACAACCGTACAGGAAAGATTACCGGAGCAACAGTGGTTATTTTATTGTTGTTTCTTTCATTTATGTTTGACGTTGATCCGCCAATGCTCGTGGTGGATGATAAAGAAGAAGAAGAGGTTGTGGCGATCATCGACTATTCAAATGCAGGTGGTGGAAGTTCTGGAGGAAGTGAAAAACCTGCTGAAAAGCCGCAAGAAGATGCTGCGCCAGATAAACCTAATACTCCTGAAGATCCAGAACCAGAGCAAACTACTCAAGTAGAGGAGTCTCCTGTTCAATCTAACCCAAGTGAGAATTCGAGTGAATCTGATGGAGAAGGTTCTTCGCAGACACCTGCACATGACTTTGGAGGACTATTCAACGGCTCTGGAGGTGGTGAAGATGGAGGAGAAGGTGGTGGAACTGGTGATGATGGCGTAGGTCCTGGTGATGGTCCTGGAATTGGAACAGGAGTTGGTGACGGTAAAGGTAGAATAGTAGTTGAAGAACCTCACATTACGAACCCCGTTCAAGACGAGGGTAGGGTAATGCTTGAGCTAATCATTGATAGAAGTGGTAACGTGACTTCTGTGAAAGTATTGAAATCACATTCCTTGACCACAACAACAAACCCTGCGCACTTCGAAGCAGCTAAAAATGCTGCCTGGAAATGGAAGTTCAACGAAGATCCAGATGGTGAAGCAAAGCAGAAGCTCTTCAAATCAATCAACTTTACGCTTGACTAA
- a CDS encoding bifunctional folylpolyglutamate synthase/dihydrofolate synthase, producing the protein MTYQEVIDYLFHQFPQYQKIGGKAFKPGLDNVRKLCSYLEDPQNELKFIHVAGTNGKGSVCSMLASIFKEAGYKVGLFTSPHLVDFSERIRINGEAISQYEIIQFVEKHKAHFDQSGASFFEWSLALALHHFKEGKVDVVVLETGLGGRLDATNIVTPILSVITSIGIDHTQYLGNTLREIAHEKAGIIKEKTPVVTTITNPVEAVEVVNKKADEQQAPIHLAPADDHYTCDLLGAYQRVNKGVVLKSLEVLIQSGVSVKEECIVNGLKKVAKNAGLRGRWEILKDSPKVIADIGHNYDGVKELMTQLRLEKCKQLRIVWGMVADKEIDRIVELLPIDAKYYLSSPQIQRALKQEELCPHFQGIFDYEYFPTILQAYENALKDSGSDDLIFVGGSTFVVAEIISDFF; encoded by the coding sequence ATGACCTATCAAGAGGTAATTGATTATTTATTTCACCAATTTCCTCAATATCAGAAAATAGGAGGTAAGGCGTTTAAACCTGGGCTAGATAATGTCCGTAAATTATGCAGTTACTTAGAAGATCCTCAGAATGAACTGAAGTTCATTCATGTGGCAGGCACCAACGGTAAAGGCTCTGTTTGTAGCATGTTGGCTTCCATTTTCAAAGAGGCAGGGTATAAAGTTGGTCTGTTTACCTCTCCCCATTTAGTTGATTTTTCAGAGCGCATTCGTATTAATGGCGAAGCTATCTCGCAATATGAGATCATCCAATTTGTAGAAAAGCACAAAGCACATTTTGATCAAAGCGGTGCTTCTTTTTTTGAGTGGTCGTTAGCATTGGCTTTGCACCATTTTAAGGAAGGTAAGGTAGATGTTGTTGTGCTAGAAACAGGATTAGGGGGACGATTAGACGCTACGAATATCGTTACTCCTATTTTGTCAGTGATTACCAGTATAGGAATTGATCATACTCAATATCTTGGAAACACACTTCGTGAAATTGCTCACGAAAAGGCAGGAATTATCAAAGAAAAAACACCTGTAGTAACAACCATTACTAACCCTGTAGAGGCAGTAGAGGTCGTCAATAAAAAAGCTGATGAACAGCAGGCACCCATCCATTTGGCACCAGCAGATGATCATTACACATGCGATTTGTTAGGTGCATACCAACGGGTGAATAAAGGTGTCGTATTAAAGTCTTTAGAGGTGTTGATTCAATCTGGGGTTTCGGTTAAAGAGGAATGTATCGTCAATGGCCTAAAGAAGGTTGCTAAGAATGCCGGCTTAAGGGGGCGTTGGGAGATATTAAAAGATAGCCCCAAAGTGATCGCAGATATTGGTCACAATTATGATGGGGTCAAAGAACTCATGACCCAACTGAGACTAGAGAAATGTAAACAACTCCGTATTGTTTGGGGAATGGTAGCCGATAAAGAGATCGATAGAATTGTGGAGTTGCTTCCTATTGATGCTAAGTACTACCTTTCCTCTCCGCAAATTCAAAGAGCGTTGAAGCAGGAAGAACTATGCCCTCACTTTCAAGGTATATTTGATTATGAATATTTTCCGACCATACTACAGGCTTATGAAAATGCACTAAAGGATTCAGGATCAGATGATTTAATTTTCGTAGGAGGAAGTACATTTGTAGTTGCCGAAATTATTTCTGATTTTTTTTAG